A window of Trichoderma atroviride chromosome 3, complete sequence contains these coding sequences:
- a CDS encoding uncharacterized protein (EggNog:ENOG41) has protein sequence MAPMSNQSINYSSNYGEDLTARVNVLASCYVVDSAANLKGLHYCTTGVTGAEWYS, from the exons ATGGCGCCAATGAGTAACCAAAGTATAAATTACAGTAGTAATTATGGCGAGGACTTGACTGCCCGCGTCAATGTCCTTGCCTCCTGCTATGTCGTGGACTCTGCCGCGAACCTCAAGGGCCTCCACTACTGCACTACGGGGGTCACAG GGGCGGAGTGGTATTCCTGA
- a CDS encoding uncharacterized protein (EggNog:ENOG41) produces MIREECERFFCETMKTVFLGERNLSTHGSGLTGAYLQSPPPDNHLADPFNQGPDDVPAGPRIEAWMEVWDYAGGASFRAFVADDGKEKSLFIFFDTEGVLGRDLKKALMALIELADGPLACSQIVTCLDRRMPAENAHDLIKSLQWVGFDMATLDHWAHDLDVTSTQWIFMGMEL; encoded by the exons ATGATCAGGGAAGAATGTGAGAGATTCTTCTGTGAGACCATGAAGACCGTGTTCCTTGGTGAGAGGAACCTGTCTACTCATGGCTCCGGCTTGACAGGTGCTTATTTGCAATCGCCGCCACCAGACAACCACCTCGCGGATCCATTCAACCAGGGCCCGGACGATGTTCCGGCTGGCCCGCGGATCGAGGCCTGGATGGAAGTCTGGGACTACGCCGGTGGAGCGAGCTTCCGCGCCTTTGTGGCTGACGATGGGAAAGAGAAATcacttttcatcttcttcgacaCCGAGGGCGTGCTGGGAAGAGACTTGAAAAAGGC TCTTATGGCGCTCATCGAACTTGCTGATGGTCCTCTGGCATGTAGCCAGATTGTCACATGTCTTGATCGCCGCATGCCTGCGGAAAATGCTCACGACCTAATCAAGAGCCTTCAATGGGTTGGCTTCGACATGGCCACGCTGGATCACTGGGCACACGACCTGGACGTGACCAGCACCCAGTGGATCTTTATGGGTATGGAGCTTTAG
- a CDS encoding uncharacterized protein (EggNog:ENOG41), giving the protein MYAVSTMAAAASTSEPVAAKTTKSPWLDEEPGALHVDKVLEQVSQDDQDEWEYEYSTTETEVYYLTLDLSYPEFKERPAKAHHHSRGGYYKNWSDQYADNNNADVKHDKQVVGPHDSGQNENNNDGDDDQGNSGAPEPEEEIQEEDAPGEEEENEEDANIDPRLRAISNPAKVAKPVKKDKGKGKEREDAATKEAAEPTADDKESSEPLEEIQILELHSRNPIISYRGRVFEGQWAEVIGTEAILADREANNATQLPALRHLPGGVDMLGASSSRILTTEKTLKSKVAQKDSLKAIREEWNIRIPPGKDRTGERAQQLRFLENLIALKKKRGNEDEVTVYAVDGAGKDFDDRKGPDFKPRRKKPSLGVEQNNGASQSDRREHQYTRRSQGRQAGRRKRVSAIRGTSAATDRGVVPTPDSTTLSTPTPGHWDELLGIQGDEDDNNNDSLSDIDEDSDAPARMRVGFDDEDEDDDEDEDDEEDEDDGDVMMLG; this is encoded by the exons atgtacgctGTATCCACCATGGCAGCCGCAGCGTCAACCTCAGAACCAGTGGCggcaaaaacaacaaagtCTCCATGGCTAGACGAGGAACCTGGAGCTTTGCATGTCGACAAGGTCTTGGAACAGGTCTCACAGGATGACCAGGACGAATGGGAATACGAATACTCCACGACCGAGACGGAA GTCTACTATCTAACGCTTGATCTATCATATCCCGAGTTCAAAGAGCGCCCAGCAAAGGCCCATCATCACAGCCGGGGAGGATATTACAAGAATTGGTCCGATCAGTACGCTGATAACAATAACGCAGACGTCAAGCACGATAAACAAGTTGTTGGCCCACACGACTCAGGTCAGAACGAGAATAACAACGACGGAGACGACGACCAGGGCAACAGTGGGGCCCCAGAacctgaagaagaaattcaagaagaagatgcacctggggaagaagaggaaaatgaagaggacgCCAATATAGATCCTCGTCTAAGAGCGATTAGCAACCCTGCGAAAGTGGCGAAGCCagtgaagaaggacaaggggaaaggaaaagagagagaagatgcgGCTACGAAAGAGGCGGCCGAGCCAACAGCAGATGATAAAGAGTCCAGCGAGCCTCTGGAAGAGATCCAGATACTGGAACTCCACTCTCGCAACCCGATTATATCCTACAGAGGCCGAGTGTTTGAGGGTCAATGGGCAGAAGTAATCGGAACAGAGGCAATCTTGGCAGATCGCGAGGCCAACAATGCCACCCAGCTACCCGCCCTTCGCCATCTTCCTGGCGGTGTAGATATGCTTGGGGCCAGTTCCTCCCGTATCCTGACCACTGAAAAGACTTTGAAGTCCAAAGTGGCACAAAAGGACTCATTAAAGGCTATTCGTGAGGAGTGGAACATTCGCATTCCTCCTGGGAAAGATAGAACAGGCGAGAGGGCGCAACAGCTGCGCTTCCTGGAGAATCTTATCGCcctcaagaagaaaaggggcaACGAAGATGAAGTTACCGTTTATGCGGTGGATGGCGCTGGAAAGGACTTTGATGACAGAAAGGGGCCTGATTTCAAACCTAGGAGGAAAAAGCCCAGTCTTGGTGTGGAACAGAACAACGGTGCTAGCCAGAGCGACAGAAGGGAACATCAATATACAAGACGGAGTCAGGGCCGCCAAGCAGGCAGGCGAAAGAGGGTTTCTGCTATCAGAGGCACATCGGCAGCAACAGACAGGGGCGTTGTCCCCACTCCCGACTCAACTACTCTATCTACGCCAACGCCGGGCCATTGGGATGAACTCTTGGGAATACAAGGGGACGAAGATGACAATAATAATGACAGCCTCAGTGACATCGATGAGGACAGCGACGCACCGGCAAGAATGCGTGTTGGTtttgatgacgaagatgaggatgacgatgaagacgaggatgacgaagaggatgaagatgacggagATGTGATGATGCTTGGCTAG